atatacataaataattctatacatatacataaataaaaaaaatatgtgaattatattttgttaaactCTATGTTACCGGTTATTAAAAACATCTAAAtcacatatattaattatttttttgttataattatttcgttttgtatatatgattattttttattctacaatcatgcaataattttttattttttatatctatatatattcctCAATTCCGACTCCATTCATACGCATATTAACAGTTTTTTTTTCTAATagtgatgttttaatttttcgtttttctttttttcacgtatctttatttttttttaatagtgatttttaatattttttctttttttaaatataattttcttaataattatattactaatctgaaatataaaatgagaaagaaaataaacttaaaaatcagaaaaaaatttatattaaaaaatataaaaataatatattcaaaaagaatagtcgtaatatataaattgagtcaacaatttaaatttctctaaaactaatttaatcaaataccaatattagaaataaattacttaaataatatttaatctattctagtccttagacacgtatagattagagtcattctcgtaacgacaaTGAACTGAAACAACGTCGTAAGttcgaacatttagaattcgtgcaaattcagaCCATTCCTTTGTTCTTTGAAAACCTTCTGTATCCCTGATAGAGTTGAATCGAAATTCCTTTCATGGAAAAAGAGTTACGGAGATGGCCTGGCTTTGACGTGTTAGAGACCAAAATTcggaagtcactatttatatttgagtgtcaCACCCATTAAACCCGAAAGactaaataaaatagtatctctggttttattctcatttaattctaaatcaaaagtaataatgacttatttaatttagcatttatgataataaatgagatgaccattatataagtcatttaatgtaaaatagcttaatttatgattataattattatatgtattgctcataaatagattagaaaataataatttcgtAACAAAATAATGATTCAATTTAAAttacaattaattgattgatagaaattataataaattgtatgatatttaaaaaattaaccaaatcaattagttgatataattaatttattataataaaataaatttaatgagttaaaagaaataaatNNNNNNNNNNNNNNNNNNNNNNNNNNNNNNNNNNNNNNNNNNNNNNNNNNNNNNNNNNNNNNNNNNNNNNNNNNNNNNNNNNNNNNNNNNNNNNNNNNNNNNNNNNNNNNNNNNNNNNNNNNNNNNNNNNNNNNNNNNNNNNNNNNNNNNNNNNNNNNNNNNNNNNNNNNNNNNNNNNNNNNNNNNNNNNNNNNNNNNNNNNNNNNNNNNNNNNNNNNNNNNNNNNNNNNNNNNNNNNNNNNNNNNNNNNNNNNNNNNNNNNNNNNNNNNNNNNNNNNNNNNNNNNNNNNNNNNNNNNNNNNNNNNNNNNNNNNNNNNNNNNNNNNNNNNNNNNNNNNNNNNNNNNNNNNNNNNNNNNNNNNNNNNNNNNNNNNNNNNNNNNNNNNNNNNNNNNNNNNNNNNNNNNNNNNNNNNNNNNNNNNNNNNNNNNNNNNNNNNNNNNNNNNNNNNNNNNNNNNNNNNNNNNNNNNNNNNNNNNNNNNNNNNNNNNNNNNNNNNNNNNNNNNNNNNNNNNNNNNNNNNNNNNNNNNNNNNNNNNNNNNNNNNNNNNNNNNNNNNNNNNNNNNNNNNNNNNNNNNNNNNNNNNNNNNNNNNNNNNNNNNNNNNNNNNNNNNNNNNNNNNNNNNNNNNNNNNNNNNNNNNNttatttttttaatttattaaatccaatcaattataataaattaattatatcaactaattaattcaatcaattatttcctaatttatttttttgaattcaataaatcaaataaaatcaattATACTAAATTTGTATCAACTAACTGATTTTattaattctaaaaatatttttatttaatttattttatttatttaaatacataaattataactgattagttatttaattttattacgataaatatcaaattctattttgaatataaaaatataaaattttattccttccatttttattttaccactataaaagaccatatatgctagaagaaaatatcattcatttaccaattactctttcattaggtagcttttacaacaattcattttcttcctatgaggcgtCGTTGCAAGAAGTCAACTATCGTGGACACAAACCACCACACACTCTTCAACTCCCGTGCTCATCATTCAGagcaatatatgatatgttatccatgaagcatttatagaccatggtgttatcatgtatgcataaataaaaaaaatttcgtaATTAAGTTTAAGTCATTTACCTGTTTGTATGGTATATTATAAtgtgaaattactttcaatttgtgttgtgcaatgaTATTATGGTCAGGGGCGGAGCTAGGCTAACTATTTAGGGGGGTGgtgttatattttatattactatttctattgataaaatttaaaaaaataaatatataatctcAATCAAAGTAagacaataatatataaaaagtaCCACTTACAATTTTGTATCATGAAAAGGCTATTCGacgttttttctatttttaaaatcatCTATAATTGAATTTGTGTCGAAAATAGCTGctaattctttttctatatagaTGACCAAATTGTCTGCAAGAAATTCATCAGCCATCTTACTTCGGAGTCTTGTCTTAATAATTTTCATTGCTGAAAAAGCTCTTTCTGTTGTTGCTGTAGATACTGATAGAGTCAAAACAAGATGTATTAATCTATCAACCATGTGATAAGTTCTTGATTTTACCGTTTCTTGCAACTTGTTGCACAATTCAGAAAGTGTACCAATGCCTTTCAAATGATTTGGTATATCTCATGCTGATAATGTTGCAACTGAGATTTCAAAATATTTAGCTCATTAGAAGGAAAGTCAAGGGGATAAAACTTCTCTGCTAACTTGGTAATTTCTTCAATATTAAATGATTTGAAATTGTCCTTAGGATCCAAAGCACAACTCAAAGTCAAAAGCTCTATTGTTTGCTCATTAAATCTACTATTCAACTCTTGTATTTGAGAGTCAATTGTTGCCAAGAATACATCTATTCGATAATGATGCTCAACTGTCACACTTGGTTGACGAGATTGACCTCTTCCAAAAACATATTGTGCACTCATATTAGGGACTTCAATTTCATATTTTTCACAAAAATCTTTAACATTTGCAAGAAAATTGCACCATCCACCATCTCTTAATTGTTGAAGAAGTAACTTTGATGTAGAAACAATATGCATTGCATTAAGAATATCTTGAGATTGTTGTTGCAGTGCTTGGCAAAGAACACTAGTGATTCCCATAATCTCTTTCATCAAGTGCAAAgtgaaaacaaattcaaatgaCAATAATATTTTAACACCATAAGCCTCACCTCTTTGTGCATAAGTTGTCCCGTCTTCAATAATATTATTGAGAACAATATTGGTAGCAGTAAACATTTTTATCAAACtgcaaatagaattaaagtgagagCTCCATCGAGTATGCCCAGCTCTTTGTAAAGTGCTTATTTGATTCGCACCTTTGCCTGTTTCTAATTCATTTTGAGCAACCAAGTTTGCATTTTCAATTGCTTGATCTTCTTGTAATTGATCATGTCTTTTTGAAGAAGCACTAACAATAGTGACAATAGAGTTTAATTGAGTAAAAAATTCATGAATTTGAAGTACCTCTCTTGAAGCTGCCACCAATGCTAATTGTAACCTATGAGCAAAATAATGCACATAGTATGCTTGTGGAGAATCTTTAAGAAACAAAACTTGCAAACCATTCCACTCACCCTGCATGTTGCTAGCACCATCATACCCTTGACCCCTAATATTTTCAACTTGGAAATTATAATGAGAAAGGACAGAAATCAATTCTTTCTTTAAAGTTGTTGTACAAGTTTCAGTGACATGCACAAGATCAAAGAATCTCTCTTTAACAAAACCATCTAGAGTAACAAATCTCAAAACAATGGCCATTTGCTCTTTTTTAGATTCATCTCTAGCTTCATCAACAATAATACAAAATTTGGCATCTCCAATCTCTTCTCTAATTGAATTTCTCACCTTAGTAGCAAGAATATATAGAATCTCTTTTTGGACATCATTTGAAGTATACTTAGCATTTTTTGGAGcattttccaaaatattttttttcactcTTTCATTGTAAGATCCCAAAAATTTCAACATTTCCAAAAAGTTACCTCTGTTGCTTGAACTTTGGCTTTCATCATGTCCTCTGTATGCACAACCTTGAAATGTCAACCATCTAATGCAATCTATAGATGCTCCTAGTTGAATTCGATTCTTTTCAATCTCTTCTGATGTTTTCTTATGAAGAAGTCTGTCAATATGTTGTGATTGTTTCATCAAATCATCACATGATTTCAGCGCCTTATGATGGAATGAGTTAGGACCTTTGCCAATGTGATTCAAAAGAGCACATTCTTTTTCACTATTTACTTTCTTCCAATTCCTGAAACCATTCTCAATAAAAGCATTTGAACCCGTATTGATTGAAGGttccttagcaaaaagaaagcacgAAAAATAATATATAGCATCATCTTCTATAGAATATTCTAACCAAGATGGGAACAATTTAAACCATGAAGCTTGAAAGCGACGATGACTTTTATCACCAGAAAATGGATAATTATCAAGAATTGGTTGATTTAGCCCAACTTTAATATAAGCTCGACGGATTTTATCTCTTTTATTTGGTGGAAACTTCCAAATCATTGGTCGCATTCCAGGATCTCTTTCCAAACGAAAAACATCCAGTTGATTTGGAAGAAGTCGTGGACGCTTTGAGCTATTCAATGTAGTAATAGTAGaagcatcttcattctcttgatcttttcttttaaaaaatgtatcaatggTTTTGAACTTACTCATAATTCAAATGGCCAAATAAGTtcctataattaaaaatatatttagcaAAAAGTGTAAATTACAGtctaaatctttataaaatataaaaattatatttcaatttaaaataaaatattaaaattcagaACAATAATACTAACATCCtagtataaataatataaaattgtaattaaatagttaactaataaaaaaactaaatataCAAACTAACATATAATAACAtaaatttaattaacaaataataataaattaactaattaagtaaataactaaatatataaaaaagaataaaaattaaatcttttttgaGAAAGAGGAGTGAAAAATAACTTGTTGAACTACTATCTTTTTTTTAATctgcaaaaaacaaaaaaaaaagagtaaaagagGTAAAACcgtaaaagataagaagattaaagagacaaagaagaaaaagaataagaaaagttGTTACCTTAAATTTTGGAAAGCCAAGGCGGgaaggaagagagggagagactGGTTGTACGCTGGGAAATAAAAAAAGGGGATGGGGAAACTGATTGTATGCTGGGAAATAAAAAAAGGGATAGGGGCTAGGAAATAAAAAAAGGGATTGG
The DNA window shown above is from Arachis ipaensis cultivar K30076 chromosome B08, Araip1.1, whole genome shotgun sequence and carries:
- the LOC107611687 gene encoding zinc finger MYM-type protein 1-like; the protein is MSKFKTIDTFFKRKDQENEDASTITTLNSSKRPRLLPNQLDVFRLERDPGMRPMIWKFPPNKRDKIRRAYIKVGLNQPILDNYPFSGDKSHRRFQASWFKLFPSWLEYSIEDDAIYYFSCFLFAKEPSINTGSNAFIENGFRNWKKVNSEKECALLNHIGKGPNSFHHKALKSCDDLMKQSQHIDRLLHKKTSEEIEKNRIQLGASIDCIRWLTFQGCAYRGHDESQSSSNRGNFLEMLKFLGSYNERVKKNILENAPKNAKYTSNDVQKEILYILATKVRNSIREEIGDAKFCIIVDEARDESKKEQMAIVLRFVTLDGFVKERFFDLVHVTETCTTTLKKELISVLSHYNFQVENIRGQGYDGASNMQGEWNGLQVLFLKDSPQAYYVHYFAHRLQLALVAASREVLQIHEFFTQLNSIVTIVSASSKRHDQLQEDQAIENANLVAQNELETGKGANQISTLQRAGHTRWSSHFNSICSLIKMFTATNIVLNNIIEDGTTYAQRGEAYGVKILLSFEFVFTLHLMKEIMGITSVLCQALQQQSQDILNAMHIVSTSKLLLQQLRDGGWCNFLANVKDFCEKYEIEVPNMSAQYVFGRGQSRQPSVTVEHHYRIDVFLATIDSQIQELNSRFNEQTIELLTLSCALDPKDNFKSFNIEEITKLAEKFYPLDFPSNELNILKSQLQHYQHEIYQII